In Flavobacterium sp. WV_118_3, one DNA window encodes the following:
- a CDS encoding MotA/TolQ/ExbB proton channel family protein, whose product MTKVSNENVGKGASSNGSSLFAGFAIVICIVIGILIWKFVMGHPSNFVNGDPNGHPLPGNYLGMVFKGGYIVPVLMGLFLMTVVFSIERFFVISKAAGKGNIESFVKNVQGLINQGKIEEAIAECDTQQGSVANVVRAGLTKYQEVKKEGFDSEKATETIQKEIEEATSLEMPMLEKNLTIIATLVSIGTLMGLLGTVSGMIKAFSGLAAAGAPDQAALATGISEALINTATGIGTSTLAIISYNIFTSKIDKLTYSIDEAGFAITQTYRRFKARNNA is encoded by the coding sequence ATGACAAAAGTATCTAACGAAAATGTTGGGAAGGGAGCTAGCTCTAACGGATCAAGTTTATTTGCAGGTTTCGCTATCGTAATCTGTATCGTAATCGGAATTTTGATTTGGAAATTCGTAATGGGTCATCCATCAAACTTTGTTAATGGTGATCCTAATGGTCATCCACTACCCGGAAACTATCTAGGAATGGTATTCAAAGGTGGATACATCGTTCCTGTGTTAATGGGATTGTTTTTGATGACTGTAGTATTTTCAATCGAACGTTTCTTCGTTATCTCTAAAGCAGCTGGTAAAGGGAATATCGAATCTTTCGTTAAAAATGTACAGGGGTTAATCAACCAAGGTAAAATTGAAGAAGCTATCGCAGAATGTGATACACAACAAGGATCAGTAGCTAACGTAGTTAGAGCTGGTTTAACGAAATACCAAGAAGTTAAAAAAGAAGGATTTGATAGCGAAAAAGCTACTGAAACAATCCAGAAAGAAATCGAAGAAGCTACTTCATTGGAAATGCCAATGTTAGAGAAAAACTTAACAATTATCGCGACTTTAGTATCTATCGGTACGTTAATGGGTCTATTGGGAACGGTATCGGGTATGATTAAAGCGTTCTCTGGATTAGCTGCAGCAGGTGCGCCGGATCAGGCAGCATTAGCAACAGGTATCTCGGAAGCACTTATCAACACGGCTACTGGTATTGGTACGTCTACTTTAGCGATTATCTCTTACAACATCTTTACATCTAAGATTGATAAATTAACTTACTCTATCGACGAGGCTGGTTTTGCAATCACGCAAACTTACAGACGTTTCAAAGCGCGTAACAACGCATAA
- a CDS encoding biopolymer transporter ExbD, which translates to MAKAKMKKKSTRIDMTAMCDVAFLLLSFFVMTSTAKLPEPLPVDTPASTVQTKLPDSDLATITVGKEKVFFGVVGKDIRILTLEKIGEKYNIEFSDKEKKQFSLVDGFGVPVGSLKQLLALTGEERNKEGLQPGIPYDSTDNQLREWLLAARLATKELNNAELKIAIKGDAKEEYPTVKRVIDILQKQKVNRFFLVTGLRSEDF; encoded by the coding sequence ATGGCTAAAGCAAAAATGAAAAAGAAGAGCACTAGGATCGACATGACCGCGATGTGTGACGTGGCGTTCCTACTCTTGTCTTTCTTTGTAATGACATCTACAGCAAAGCTTCCTGAGCCACTTCCGGTAGATACGCCTGCTTCTACGGTACAAACAAAATTGCCGGATTCCGATTTGGCAACCATCACCGTAGGTAAGGAAAAAGTATTCTTCGGAGTAGTAGGTAAGGATATCAGAATTCTGACTTTGGAAAAGATAGGTGAAAAATACAATATAGAATTTTCAGACAAGGAGAAAAAACAATTCTCTCTTGTAGATGGATTTGGAGTGCCAGTTGGTAGTTTAAAGCAATTATTGGCTTTAACCGGAGAAGAGCGTAATAAAGAAGGTCTTCAACCAGGTATTCCGTATGATTCGACCGACAATCAATTAAGAGAGTGGTTACTTGCAGCCCGTTTAGCGACAAAAGAGTTAAACAATGCCGAGCTTAAGATTGCTATCAAAGGTGATGCGAAAGAAGAATATCCAACCGTAAAAAGGGTAATCGATATTCTACAGAAACAAAAAGTAAACAGGTTTTTCCTGGTTACCGGTTTGAGAAGCGAAGATTTTTAA
- a CDS encoding biopolymer transporter ExbD: MAELNTGGGDGKGKKVRSKKQDAGVDLTAMVDLAFLLITFFMLTTSLSKPQSMNLAMPDKDPDKKDNVELTVPDDRSLTILIGKDNKILWFKGQPGSPLEGPTAAGFGKEGIRKVILDQIEKVKGIYGADPKKGLIVVIKPTEKSNYKNLVDILDEMAITSVPTYAIVDITPEELKMLDKEGMN, from the coding sequence ATGGCAGAATTAAATACAGGCGGCGGTGACGGTAAAGGCAAGAAAGTAAGAAGTAAAAAACAAGACGCCGGTGTCGATTTGACAGCGATGGTGGATTTGGCATTCTTATTGATTACTTTCTTTATGTTAACGACTTCGTTGTCAAAACCTCAGTCAATGAATTTGGCAATGCCGGATAAAGATCCAGATAAAAAGGATAATGTTGAATTAACAGTTCCTGATGATCGTTCGTTAACGATTTTGATCGGAAAAGACAATAAAATCTTATGGTTTAAAGGTCAGCCGGGTTCGCCTCTTGAAGGGCCAACAGCAGCTGGTTTTGGAAAAGAAGGAATTCGTAAGGTGATTTTAGATCAGATTGAGAAAGTTAAAGGAATCTACGGAGCTGATCCGAAAAAAGGTCTGATCGTAGTAATCAAACCAACAGAAAAATCCAACTATAAAAACTTAGTGGATATTTTGGATGAAATGGCAATTACTTCGGTTCCGACTTATGCAATTGTGGATATTACACCTGAAGAACTTAAAATGTTAGACAAAGAAGGAATGAATTAA
- a CDS encoding energy transducer TonB, producing MSRLNIFKKGWIDMVFEGRNKAYGAYQLRSENPKTTTRALAIGILLFGSAVSAPLVTRYLSDTLSSKKEEKLDKVIETALLPPPPKDEPVLPPPPPEPPKSINDQVKFPPPKVVDKKLVRDEDPPTVKDLETADPGQKNIKGDKEAGDINIDKPSGEGPKGSDIVEENPNKVYMAVEVAPEFPGGMAGFNKYVQKNFRSPEVDEGVKVLRVIVGFVVEKDGSLTDIKVLRDPGYGMGKEAIRMLQNAPKWKPGVQNGRAVRVAYNLPITIQVGE from the coding sequence ATGTCAAGATTAAACATATTTAAAAAAGGGTGGATTGATATGGTTTTCGAAGGCCGAAACAAGGCTTACGGTGCCTATCAGTTACGTTCAGAAAACCCTAAAACCACAACAAGAGCTCTGGCTATCGGGATTTTGTTGTTCGGTTCTGCGGTTAGCGCTCCTTTGGTTACCAGATATCTTTCCGATACACTTAGTAGCAAAAAAGAGGAGAAGCTGGACAAGGTGATCGAGACGGCTTTATTGCCACCTCCACCAAAAGATGAACCGGTATTACCACCACCACCGCCGGAACCACCAAAATCGATTAACGATCAGGTGAAATTCCCACCACCAAAGGTTGTGGATAAAAAATTGGTTCGTGATGAAGATCCGCCAACGGTAAAAGACCTGGAAACGGCCGACCCTGGACAAAAGAATATCAAAGGGGATAAAGAAGCCGGGGATATCAATATCGATAAACCATCCGGAGAAGGACCGAAAGGTTCTGATATCGTAGAAGAAAACCCGAACAAAGTATATATGGCCGTAGAAGTGGCGCCGGAATTCCCAGGAGGTATGGCCGGATTCAACAAATACGTTCAGAAAAACTTTAGATCACCGGAGGTAGACGAAGGCGTGAAAGTATTGCGGGTTATTGTTGGTTTCGTTGTAGAAAAAGACGGTAGCTTAACCGATATTAAAGTGCTGAGAGATCCGGGTTACGGAATGGGTAAAGAAGCAATTCGTATGTTACAAAACGCTCCTAAGTGGAAACCGGGAGTTCAGAATGGTAGAGCTGTTCGTGTAGCGTATAACTTACCAATTACAATTCAAGTAGGAGAATAA
- a CDS encoding substrate-binding domain-containing protein, whose translation MKKNIFRLGLLFGISLLAIQMGCKKSEAATEEFDETPVSGKATVLVEETIFPIIDDEAILFQNEYDRAKLTLEQKTETEILQSIYQQKSQIVVLPRTLDSLELKNFRSKQIIPRITEIGTDAVAFIVNAKQADSTITTEEIVSVMLGKKSTKIKNLVFDNANSSTVRTLKEFAGVKELPANGVFSLKSNGELLNYIADHSDAVGVIGVNWLLQTPRELQNAVLNVKVLGVNNNKLKNNKFFKPTQNNIATGEYPVTRKLYMLNFQGTTGLGMGFASFVAGQKGQRIMLKSGLVPAIMPTREIQVRN comes from the coding sequence ATGAAAAAGAATATTTTTAGATTGGGATTACTTTTCGGGATTAGCTTGCTTGCTATCCAGATGGGATGTAAAAAATCAGAAGCTGCGACCGAGGAATTTGATGAAACTCCGGTATCCGGTAAAGCAACGGTTCTGGTTGAGGAAACCATCTTTCCGATTATTGATGACGAAGCAATACTTTTTCAAAATGAATACGATCGGGCAAAACTAACGCTGGAACAAAAAACGGAGACCGAAATACTACAATCCATTTACCAGCAGAAATCCCAGATCGTCGTTTTACCCCGAACTCTGGATTCGCTGGAATTGAAAAATTTCAGAAGCAAACAAATTATTCCCCGTATTACCGAAATCGGAACCGATGCCGTGGCGTTTATTGTAAATGCCAAACAGGCCGATTCGACGATTACAACTGAGGAAATTGTGTCCGTGATGTTGGGGAAAAAGTCCACAAAAATCAAAAACCTGGTGTTTGATAATGCCAATTCCAGTACGGTTAGAACGCTAAAAGAATTTGCCGGAGTAAAAGAATTGCCTGCAAATGGCGTTTTCTCACTAAAATCAAACGGAGAATTACTCAATTATATCGCCGACCATAGCGATGCGGTTGGTGTTATTGGCGTTAACTGGTTGTTACAAACGCCACGGGAATTGCAAAATGCCGTTTTAAATGTTAAAGTTTTAGGGGTAAATAACAATAAACTTAAGAATAATAAGTTCTTTAAACCAACACAAAATAACATTGCAACTGGAGAATACCCGGTTACCCGAAAATTATATATGTTAAATTTTCAGGGAACAACCGGTTTAGGCATGGGGTTTGCCTCTTTTGTAGCAGGGCAGAAAGGTCAACGCATTATGCTAAAGTCTGGACTGGTACCCGCTATTATGCCAACAAGGGAAATCCAGGTGCGTAATTAA
- a CDS encoding tetratricopeptide repeat protein, with translation MKNVKVFSLLLSVIGTATFAQDLEQAKKAVDAEQYEKAKKILKSLVVSDPNNGRNFFYLGDLYLNEQATDSAKIFFEKGLAAKDKGAINYIGLGEINLDNGDGFGAEANFAKATKDIKKKDTEEFLLIGRAYTKSERPDYKKAVENLKKVLVVDPKSAQAYLSLGDAYYGERNTNEAYSAYRNAYDYDNTLLMAKIKLAVITKNAKAFPEAVKSFNEIVATNPNYGPVYRELAETYYHWGASETSNYNAYVKKALEYYEKYMSLTDYSLESRMRHADFLILAKDYKALEAEAKKMQQLDKVNPRILRYLGYSAHENGNHQESVKALNEYISKVEAKKIIARDYLYLGLAKIALSKGADGKYEKGMYDQGIEELNKAVEKDPVIATELNEIGLKLFKEKFYREAGKIFEVAVKNQKSKNFLYDNFYLGYALYFDYDEKTSPKDELVKADAAFTNVIAASPTTQDAHLYKAKVNRVMDTPESKKVMVSSYEQYVKIVKEKGETEKAKNNLIEAYTYVGAYYANNGEKAKAIENLKELLVLEPGNKYATDTLKKL, from the coding sequence ATGAAGAATGTAAAAGTTTTTAGTTTGTTACTGTCTGTGATTGGTACAGCCACTTTTGCACAGGATTTGGAGCAGGCGAAAAAAGCAGTTGATGCAGAGCAGTATGAAAAAGCAAAAAAGATATTAAAATCGTTAGTAGTGTCGGATCCAAATAATGGTAGAAACTTTTTCTATCTTGGAGATTTATATCTTAACGAACAAGCGACCGACTCCGCTAAAATTTTCTTTGAAAAAGGTTTGGCAGCCAAAGATAAAGGTGCTATCAACTACATCGGTCTGGGAGAAATTAACCTGGATAACGGTGATGGTTTTGGGGCGGAAGCTAATTTTGCCAAAGCCACAAAAGATATTAAAAAGAAAGATACCGAAGAATTTTTATTAATCGGTAGAGCCTATACAAAATCGGAAAGACCGGATTATAAAAAAGCAGTTGAAAACCTGAAAAAAGTTTTAGTTGTTGATCCAAAATCCGCGCAGGCGTATTTAAGTCTGGGTGATGCGTATTACGGAGAACGTAATACCAACGAAGCGTATAGCGCTTATCGTAACGCCTACGATTATGATAACACCTTGTTGATGGCTAAAATCAAATTGGCGGTGATCACTAAAAATGCAAAAGCATTCCCGGAAGCAGTAAAATCATTCAACGAAATCGTGGCTACAAATCCTAATTATGGTCCGGTTTACAGAGAATTAGCGGAAACGTATTACCACTGGGGTGCTAGTGAAACATCAAACTATAATGCTTATGTGAAAAAAGCATTGGAGTACTATGAGAAATATATGAGCTTGACCGATTATTCGTTAGAGTCTCGTATGCGTCATGCCGACTTCCTGATTTTAGCAAAAGATTATAAAGCTTTGGAAGCGGAAGCCAAAAAAATGCAACAGTTAGACAAAGTAAATCCTAGAATCTTACGTTATTTAGGATACTCGGCTCACGAAAATGGAAACCACCAGGAAAGTGTGAAAGCTTTAAATGAGTATATTTCTAAAGTGGAAGCGAAGAAAATTATCGCCAGAGATTACCTGTATTTAGGTTTGGCTAAAATCGCTTTGTCTAAAGGAGCAGATGGAAAATATGAAAAAGGAATGTACGATCAGGGAATAGAAGAGCTTAACAAAGCGGTTGAAAAAGATCCTGTTATTGCTACTGAATTAAACGAAATCGGATTAAAACTTTTCAAAGAGAAATTCTATAGAGAAGCCGGAAAAATCTTCGAAGTGGCGGTTAAAAACCAAAAATCGAAAAACTTCCTGTATGATAACTTCTATTTAGGATATGCACTATACTTTGATTATGATGAGAAAACATCGCCAAAAGACGAGTTGGTAAAAGCAGATGCAGCCTTTACAAATGTAATTGCAGCTTCGCCAACAACTCAGGATGCACACTTATACAAAGCCAAAGTAAACCGTGTGATGGATACGCCGGAATCTAAAAAAGTAATGGTTTCATCATACGAGCAATATGTTAAAATTGTAAAAGAAAAAGGAGAAACGGAAAAAGCTAAAAACAACCTGATCGAAGCCTATACGTATGTTGGAGCCTACTATGCCAACAATGGTGAAAAAGCCAAAGCTATAGAAAACCTTAAGGAGTTATTAGTATTGGAACCAGGTAACAAATACGCTACCGATACCTTGAAAAAATTGTAA
- a CDS encoding 7-carboxy-7-deazaguanine synthase QueE has protein sequence MLKKEIQLAVEKGEMLPLMEEFYTIQGEGYHTGTAAYFIRIGGCDVGCHWCDVKESWNAELHPPTETDLIVANAKKYAETVVITGGEPLTWNMEPLTAKLKEQDLRVHIETSGAYPLSGTWDWICLSPKKTKLPQEDVYAQAHELKMIIHNKHDFLFAEEQAAKVNDKAILFLQPEWSKKEEMTPLIVDYVMNNPKWRVSLQTHKYLNIP, from the coding sequence ATGCTGAAAAAAGAAATTCAATTAGCGGTAGAAAAAGGTGAGATGTTGCCTTTAATGGAGGAATTTTACACCATTCAGGGGGAAGGATATCACACCGGAACGGCGGCTTATTTTATCCGAATAGGTGGTTGTGACGTAGGATGCCACTGGTGTGATGTAAAGGAAAGCTGGAATGCCGAATTGCATCCGCCAACCGAAACGGATCTGATTGTAGCCAATGCTAAAAAATATGCAGAAACCGTTGTGATTACCGGTGGAGAACCGTTAACCTGGAATATGGAACCGTTAACGGCGAAATTAAAAGAGCAGGATCTTAGAGTTCATATTGAGACTTCGGGAGCTTATCCGCTATCCGGAACCTGGGATTGGATTTGTTTGTCTCCAAAAAAGACAAAATTGCCTCAGGAAGATGTGTATGCGCAGGCGCATGAATTAAAGATGATTATTCATAATAAACACGACTTTTTATTTGCCGAAGAACAGGCAGCCAAAGTAAACGATAAGGCCATATTGTTCCTGCAACCGGAGTGGAGTAAAAAGGAAGAAATGACGCCTTTAATTGTCGATTATGTGATGAATAATCCAAAATGGAGGGTTTCGCTGCAAACGCATAAATATTTGAATATTCCATAA
- a CDS encoding DUF2059 domain-containing protein has protein sequence MKKIVLTFALVLAAQIGMAQTNEAFKKDVLKVIEVTGSASQMKLAKDQILKMIPKEKQAAFLIEFDASLPSLYDKIAKVYMEEYSHDDIKQILKFYETPVGKKMTDKAGVIAEKNMAASQEWGSSLQGMMMKYMQ, from the coding sequence ATGAAAAAAATAGTTTTAACATTTGCCTTGGTACTTGCAGCGCAAATCGGAATGGCACAAACCAATGAGGCCTTCAAAAAAGACGTATTAAAGGTAATTGAAGTAACCGGTTCGGCAAGTCAGATGAAATTGGCTAAAGACCAGATCCTGAAAATGATTCCAAAGGAAAAACAAGCTGCTTTCCTGATTGAATTTGATGCTTCTTTACCGTCTTTATATGATAAAATCGCTAAGGTATATATGGAAGAGTATTCTCATGACGATATCAAGCAAATCTTGAAATTCTATGAAACACCGGTAGGTAAAAAAATGACTGATAAAGCTGGTGTAATCGCAGAGAAAAACATGGCGGCTAGTCAGGAGTGGGGAAGTTCACTACAAGGTATGATGATGAAATACATG